Proteins from a genomic interval of Arachis hypogaea cultivar Tifrunner chromosome 10, arahy.Tifrunner.gnm2.J5K5, whole genome shotgun sequence:
- the LOC112716449 gene encoding uncharacterized protein, translated as MESTKEQHGLLQQILPPRLEDAGLEDCALPPESIHQAFLKAASAVKSAAAIFSDDDDETAGDCVNDPWPAAAEGTSDAVIGIEPNEPPGACAIEKGCEEGGDEVKVSGGSGGDEVEEVVDEIVVGEGAKLGEGEEEPCIDELQGLGIEDDERKNKKKNGEEEEKKPTLIEGYV; from the coding sequence ATGGAGTCCACCAAAGAACAACACGGGTTACTGCAGCAGATTCTACCCCCGCGCCTCGAAGACGCAGGCCTTGAAGATTGTGCTCTTCCGCCTGAATCTATCCACCAAGCATTCCTCAAAGCAGCCTCCGCCGTGAAGTCTGCCGCCGCGATTTTCTCCGATGACGATGACGAGACCGCCGGAGATTGCGTCAACGACCCGTGGCCAGCCGCAGCCGAGGGAACCTCCGACGCCGTGATCGGGATCGAGCCGAACGAGCCGCCCGGAGCATGTGCCATCGAGAAAGGATGCGAAGAAGGCGGCGATGAGGTGAAAGTCTCTGGTGGAAGCGGCGGCGACGAGGTGGAGGAGGTTGTGGATGAAATTGTGGTTGGAGAAGGAGCTAAATTGGGAGAAGGTGAAGAAGAACCTTGCATTGATGAATTGCAAGGTTTGGGAATTGAAGATGATGAaaggaagaataagaagaaaaatggtgaagaagaagagaagaaacctaCTTTAATTGAAGGCTATGTATGA